In one Procambarus clarkii isolate CNS0578487 chromosome 87, FALCON_Pclarkii_2.0, whole genome shotgun sequence genomic region, the following are encoded:
- the LOC123746976 gene encoding SUMO-interacting motif-containing protein 1-like, translating into MLPPLTLPYLLPHLLPPVTVPYLLPHLLPPVTVPYLLPHLLPPVPHLPHLTQTLPHLTQALPHLTQALPHLTQALPHLTQALPHLTQELPHLTQALPHLTQALPHLTQALPHLTQALPHLTQALPHLTQELPHLTQALPHLTQTLPHLTQALPHLTQELPHLTQTLPHLTQALPHLTQALPHLTQTLPHLTQELPHLTQTL; encoded by the coding sequence ATGCTCCCACCGCTCACTCTTCCATACCTGTTACCACACCTGCTCCCACCGGTCACTGTTCCATACCTGTTACCACACCTGCTCCCACCGGTCACTGTTCCATACCTGTTACCACACCTACTCCCACCAgttccacacctgcctcacctgacgCAGACGCTGCCTCACCTGACGCAGGCGCTGCCTCACCTGACGCAGGCGCTGCCTCACCTGACGCAGGCGCTGCCTCACCTGACGCAGGCGCTGCCTCACCTGACGCAGGAGCTGCCTCACCTGACGCAGGCACTGCCTCACCTGACACAGGCACTGCCTCACCTGACGCAGGCGCTGCCTCACCTGACGCAGGCACTGCCTCACCTGACGCAGGCGCTGCCTCACCTGACGCAGGAGCTGCCTCACCTGACGCAGGCGCTGCCTCACCTGACGCAGACGCTGCCTCACCTGACGCAGGCGCTGCCTCACCTGACGCAGGAGCTGCCTCACCTGACGCAGACGCTGCCTCACCTGACGCAGGCGCTGCCTCACCTGACGCAGGCGCTGCCTCACCTGACGCAGACGCTGCCTCACCTGACGCAGGAGCTGCCTCACCTGACGCAGACGCTGTGA